In a genomic window of Fusarium verticillioides 7600 chromosome 11, whole genome shotgun sequence:
- a CDS encoding murein transglycosylase, with product MYWSRIALAGLFASAAAQTYSECNPMKKTCSADKGLASSSYSVDFTKGADDDNWEGTGHGTVKYTSDGAEFTVSKQGDSPTIQSKWYMFFGRMEVHLKAAPGTGIVSSVVLLSDVLDEIDWEWLGGKDGDVQTNYYGKGNSESDTRSATYAVTQAQEEFHNYTIHWTKDSCEWYINGVAVRTLNYADALGGENYPQTPMRVKLGIWAGGDPDNAEGTIEWAGGETDYTKGPYTMTVQKIAIENLNPAESYTYSDETGSYKSIKFDEKDSGSDDDDDDSSSTASEAASKTSSKASSDASSETESSDFKNNNAETTSAGATSSASSAAATPSTTDGSTNGAAGNWPKMWLALGSTFAAMVMM from the exons ATGTATTGGTCCAGGATCGCCCTTGCGGGTCTttttgcttcagctgctgctcAGACCTACAGCGAGTGCAACCCTATGAAGAAGA CATGCTCTGCTGACAAAGGtcttgcttcttcatcatacTCGGTCGACTTCACGAagggtgctgatgatgacaatTGGGAGGGAACTGGCCATGGCACTGTCAAGTATACTTCTGATGGTGCCGAGTTCACTGTCTCCAAGCAGGGTGACTCGCCTACCATTCAGAGCAAGTGGTACATGTTCTTCGGTCGCATGGAGGTTCACTTGAAGGCCGCTCCTGGAACCGGCATCGTCTCATCTGTCGTCCTTCTTTctgatgttctcgacgaGATTGATTGGGAGTGGCTTGGAGGTAAAGACGGAGACGTTCAGACCAATTACTACGGCAAAGGAAACTCCGAATCCGATACTCGAAGCGCTACTTACGCAGTCACCCAAGCCCAGGAGGAGTTCCACAACTATACCATCCACTGGACCAAGGATTCTTGCGAGTGGTACATCAACGGCGTCGCTGTCCGCACACTCAATTATGCCGATGCTCTCGGAGGAGAGAACTATCCTCAGACTCCCATGCGCGTCAAGCTTGGTATCTGGGCCGGTGGCGATCCTGATAACGCTGAGGGAACTATCGAGTGGGCTGGCGGAGAGACTGATTACACTAAAGGTCCTTACACCATGACTGTTCAAAAGATTGCGATTGAGAACCTTAACCCTGCGGAGAGCTACACCTACAGCGATGAGACAGGTTCATACAAGAGCATCAAGTTTGACGAGAAGGATAGTGGcagtgacgacgacgatgatgactcctcatcaactgctTCCGAAGCCgcctcaaagacatcttcCAAGG cttcatccGACGCTTCTAGCGAGACTGAGAGCTccgacttcaagaacaacaacgcAGAGACAACTAGCGCTGGTGCAACTTCGTCCGCGAGCAGTGCTGCAGCTACGCCTTCAACTACTGATGGTTCAACAAACGGCGCTGCTGGGAACTGGCCTAAGATGTGGCTTGCACTTGGATCGACTTTTGCTGCTATGGTCATGATGTAA
- a CDS encoding murein transglycosylase, translated as MYWSRIALAGLFASAAAQTYSECNPMKKTCSADKGLASSSYSVDFTKGADDDNWEGTGHGTVKYTSDGAEFTVSKQGDSPTIQSKWYMFFGRMEVHLKAAPGTGIVSSVVLLSDVLDEIDWEWLGGKDGDVQTNYYGKGNSESDTRSATYAVTQAQEEFHNYTIHWTKDSCEWYINGVAVRTLNYADALGGENYPQTPMRVKLGIWAGGDPDNAEGTIEWAGGETDYTKGPYTMTVQKIAIENLNPAESYTYSDETGSYKSIKFDEKDSGSDDDDDDSSSTASEAASKTSSKGTTSKTSSESTFTTKATSETDSESSTTASSDASSETESSDFKNNNAETTSAGATSSASSAAATPSTTDGSTNGAAGNWPKMWLALGSTFAAMVMM; from the exons ATGTATTGGTCCAGGATCGCCCTTGCGGGTCTttttgcttcagctgctgctcAGACCTACAGCGAGTGCAACCCTATGAAGAAGA CATGCTCTGCTGACAAAGGtcttgcttcttcatcatacTCGGTCGACTTCACGAagggtgctgatgatgacaatTGGGAGGGAACTGGCCATGGCACTGTCAAGTATACTTCTGATGGTGCCGAGTTCACTGTCTCCAAGCAGGGTGACTCGCCTACCATTCAGAGCAAGTGGTACATGTTCTTCGGTCGCATGGAGGTTCACTTGAAGGCCGCTCCTGGAACCGGCATCGTCTCATCTGTCGTCCTTCTTTctgatgttctcgacgaGATTGATTGGGAGTGGCTTGGAGGTAAAGACGGAGACGTTCAGACCAATTACTACGGCAAAGGAAACTCCGAATCCGATACTCGAAGCGCTACTTACGCAGTCACCCAAGCCCAGGAGGAGTTCCACAACTATACCATCCACTGGACCAAGGATTCTTGCGAGTGGTACATCAACGGCGTCGCTGTCCGCACACTCAATTATGCCGATGCTCTCGGAGGAGAGAACTATCCTCAGACTCCCATGCGCGTCAAGCTTGGTATCTGGGCCGGTGGCGATCCTGATAACGCTGAGGGAACTATCGAGTGGGCTGGCGGAGAGACTGATTACACTAAAGGTCCTTACACCATGACTGTTCAAAAGATTGCGATTGAGAACCTTAACCCTGCGGAGAGCTACACCTACAGCGATGAGACAGGTTCATACAAGAGCATCAAGTTTGACGAGAAGGATAGTGGcagtgacgacgacgatgatgactcctcatcaactgctTCCGAAGCCgcctcaaagacatcttcCAAGGGTACTACTTCCAAGACATCTTCCGAATCTACATTCACCACCAAGGCAACCAGCGAGACTGACTCCGagtcctcaacaacagcttcatccGACGCTTCTAGCGAGACTGAGAGCTccgacttcaagaacaacaacgcAGAGACAACTAGCGCTGGTGCAACTTCGTCCGCGAGCAGTGCTGCAGCTACGCCTTCAACTACTGATGGTTCAACAAACGGCGCTGCTGGGAACTGGCCTAAGATGTGGCTTGCACTTGGATCGACTTTTGCTGCTATGGTCATGATGTAA